The Candidatus Paceibacterota bacterium genome contains a region encoding:
- a CDS encoding adenylyltransferase/cytidyltransferase family protein, whose translation MANQYKIGLTIGKFAPLHKGHQFLIETALRDMDELVVMVYDQPDVTDVPLHVRSGWIKRLYPKAKVIEAYDSPKRIGKDDEAIRAQVDYILEKVRGMDITHFYSSEWYGKFVAEALHAQNVLVDPERKMFPISGSLTRENLEKHKDMLDKTVYADVKKYFKK comes from the coding sequence ATGGCTAATCAATATAAGATCGGACTGACGATCGGCAAATTCGCACCGCTTCACAAGGGGCATCAGTTTTTGATAGAGACGGCGCTGAGGGATATGGATGAACTCGTGGTGATGGTTTATGATCAGCCGGATGTGACCGATGTTCCGCTTCACGTTCGGTCGGGGTGGATAAAACGGCTCTATCCGAAAGCGAAGGTGATCGAGGCATATGACAGTCCCAAAAGGATCGGCAAAGACGATGAGGCGATCAGGGCGCAGGTGGATTATATTCTGGAAAAGGTCAGGGGTATGGACATTACTCATTTTTATTCGAGTGAATGGTATGGAAAATTTGTCGCTGAAGCTTTGCATGCACAAAATGTCCTTGTGGATCCCGAAAGGAAAATGTTTCCGATATCGGGCAGCCTGACGAGAGAAAATCTGGAAAAACACAAAGACATGCTTGATAAAACGGTCTATGCCGACGTAAAAAAATACTTCAAAAAGTGA